ACAGCCTGTTGGTGGTCCTCTCACAGCAGTAGGTACTCCAGTTAATCTTCCTGTTCCTGGAGCACCTCATATGGCCTACGGCATGCGGGCCCCAGTTTCTGGAACTGTGGTCCCTGGTGCCCCAGTGAACACCCCACCAATTCCACACCCAATGCCTCCAGCATCATCCAACAGATAGTAGCAGTATGTTCTTGTGGACAGAAGACAGGAAGGGCTACTTGGTCTCATGCATTCTCATCATCATCAATTCAGATCAACTGATAGGTACAAGGACATATTCTTCTAGTTATGTTGTAGTCTCAGAGTTAGATATTGTTTAATTGTTTCATGTCTAAATGGCAAGGGGAACGTCGATTTATGTACTTGATGTGTTCAAGAGTGGCTGCAGATAAAGACAGACAAGAGCAGCTCTTAGACTAATGTTAATCCTGTCTCTTGTATGGTGGCTCTTTGATCCTAATGCAGAAACAGAAGTGCAGGTTCAGATGCTGTTGCACCAGTCAATTTTTCGAGACCTTTTTTTGTCTCAACTCCAATAAGACTAAATCATATACAATATATATGTAGAGATTGCACTATTAATCTCTGGTTATGTTCTGGTTTTAGTCTCACAAACTGAAATAAAATGAATAGGTTCCAATTACCTCAACATACAGAAATAAAGATGACTGGACAACTCTCTGCAGTAATTTATGGGTCCCATGGATGATTTATGAACTGATAAAGATAACAATGGTTCAGACATGGGTGTTAATTGTGGCCCCAACAAATCTTATCTAGACTTTTATATTTCTTGGTTGGAAGAGACAAGTTCTAGTGGGAGGCCTTTAGGATACCCTTCCCAAATGCAGATGGATAGAGAAATATTTGTGTTGGGTCTCACAGTGCATCTGGTTTTTCTGTTTCCACAGATTGATCACAATCAGTTTCCTTTCATCAGAAGTCTGCCTTGATCACTTCCTTCCACCAATCTGATTCAGCATGAACTATTTACACTTCTCTCCAGCTAAGCAAAGAAATCTGAGTCTAATCTCTGGCTGAAAAGCTTCTACAAAGTCACCAAACAAGGACAGCTTAGTGAGCTGCTGACTCACTCTTGGGTCAGCCATGCTGCATGCTGCCATGGAGCATAATATGATGACTTCAAGTAATTAGTTTCAAAAAGAGACTGGAGGTGCCTTTGCTCGATGTAAGCACATGGCATGTCTCTCTATGTTATGAGCAAGAGACTTTATCTATTTCTAACTTCATAATAAGATGAGAAGATTCATCAATGCTAGCTGGATGCTTTGATGAGAACATGTTCACTTGATTAATGCTGCAGGGTTGATGATGAAGATCAAGCGCATGAGAGCTTTGGGGactttccttttcttctcttgaaAGTTTCTTTAGCTGATGATGAATTGATGATTcacctttatttttcttttctggcTTCATCATATTGCCTTTATAGCTGATGACCCCATGCTGACTCTGCTTCACCTTATAAAAGACTTCCTCACTGGTCTATTGGATTCAAGAATctcttcctctctcctctctACTAGTGGAAGCAGTTCTGGTGCATCATCTCAGCATGAAGAACACAAACCATGATCAAGCTGTAGGCATTCCTATTAGGTCGATCACAGCAGAAATGGTTGGAAAATCTCAGCTCAACAGACTCTGTCTGCAATCCACTTCATACAACTCCCAGTATGAACAAAGTAATATCATCTTTCTCATATGAAGTTGTTTACATATTATTTATATTGTGTTGGAGAAACTCAAAGAGTTACTTTGATGCAGAAGTGGATTCACCTATTGCTTGGATGAGCAAGTTCAGCAAAAAGGCAGACAGCTATGTTAAGGGCATCAAAGATCATGGTGAGTTTACAGCTTCCCTACGGTGAAATGTTCTGCAATGCTGTCTTTAGTATGTTTTGTGTGGCAACTACTTGGGAGTTCATGTTTAGAGGTAGAAAACAATTAGTCCTGTCAAAGATAGTTTCCAAGTAGCAAGAGACTAGCATCAGTGACTCGCATCTTTTAATTTCATGTAAAATTGCAGTGAGTTTAGGACCCAAAATCTCAGAGATTGTGAAGGGAAAACTGAGCCTGGGTGCAAAGATTCTTCAAGCCGGAGGTATTGAGAGAGTTTACAGGCAAAATTTCTCAGttgaaaaaggagaaaagctgctgCAAGCATTCCAGTGCTATCTGTCAACCACAGCTGGTCCTATAGCAGGACTGCTCTTTATTTCAACACACAAGATTGCTTTCAGGAGTGATAGATCCATCAGAATCACTTCTCCCAGAGGAACTTTGGCCAGAGTTCCTTACAAGGTACTTCCTTTTGGAATCCAATCTTGGTGAGGCTATGATTGTAGGAAACAGAGCTGAAAATTGTTCTGAAAGTTCAACTGAATTCAATGACTTCCATTCACAGGTTTTGATCCCAGTAGGCAGGGTGAAAAGAGCCAGCCTCTGTGAGGACTCACAAAAGCCTAACCAAAAATATATCCAAGTAGTGACTGTGGATGAATTTGAGTTCTGGTTTATGGGATTCCTCAGCTACCAAAGATCCTTGAAGTATCTAAGAAGAGCAATTTCAAGATCACAAGGAGTTCTGCAGTAAAACTATTCACTAGATTTTGGAAGCTGCTTTCCTTCATTCTACTCTTTTTGTACAT
This genomic stretch from Musa acuminata AAA Group cultivar baxijiao chromosome BXJ3-9, Cavendish_Baxijiao_AAA, whole genome shotgun sequence harbors:
- the LOC135649486 gene encoding GEM-like protein 7 — protein: MKNTNHDQAVGIPIRSITAEMVGKSQLNRLCLQSTSYNSQYEQKVDSPIAWMSKFSKKADSYVKGIKDHVSLGPKISEIVKGKLSLGAKILQAGGIERVYRQNFSVEKGEKLLQAFQCYLSTTAGPIAGLLFISTHKIAFRSDRSIRITSPRGTLARVPYKVLIPVGRVKRASLCEDSQKPNQKYIQVVTVDEFEFWFMGFLSYQRSLKYLRRAISRSQGVLQ